A stretch of the Microtus ochrogaster isolate Prairie Vole_2 linkage group LG2, MicOch1.0, whole genome shotgun sequence genome encodes the following:
- the Ptcra gene encoding pre T-cell antigen receptor alpha — protein sequence MARTWLLLFLALRGQTLPTGIAGIPFPSLAPPITLLVDGRQQMLVVCLVLDAAPPGLDSLVWFSAGNGTALDTFSYGPSPAPDGTWTSLAQLSLPSEELEAWEPLVCHARPGAGGQSRSTLPLQLSAEASTGRTCVQQPLRGTPGQVLRLSALRLLLFKLLLLDVLLTCRRLCVLADQLPLPPRPRKSLPPTHRIWT from the exons GCATAGCTGgcatcccctttccttccctggctCCACCCATCACTCTGCTGGTGGATGGGAGGCAGCAGATGCTGGTGGTCTGCTTGGTCCTCGATGCGGCACCTCCTGGCCTTGACAGCCTCGTCTGGTTCTCAGCTGGCAACGGCACTGCACTAGACACCTTCTCCTATGGGCCCTCCCCAGCACCGGATGGCACCTGGACCAGCCTAGCCCAGCTCTCCCTGCCCTCTGAAGAGCTGGAAGCCTGGGAGCCCTTGGTCTGCCATGCCAGGCCTGGGGCGGGGGGCCAGAGCCGGAGCACGCTCCCCCTCCAGCTGTCAG CGGAAGCATCCACAGGCAGGACCTGCGTTCAGCAGCCCCTCAGGG GGACACCCGGTCAGGTACTGCGGCTGAGTGCTCTGCGACTGCTTCTCTTCAAGCTGCTTCTGTTGGACGTGCTTCTGACCTGCCGCCGCCTCTGTGTGCTGGCGGACCAGCTCCCACTGCCACCACGCCCACGCAAgtccctgcctcccacccaccGAATCTGGACGTAG
- the Cnpy3 gene encoding protein canopy homolog 3 isoform X1 yields the protein MESMSELAPRCLLLPLLLLSLLLLPAPKLGPSRARAEETDWVRLPSKCEVCKYVAVELKSAFEETGKTKEVIDTGYGILDRKASGVKYTKSDLRLIEVTETICKRLLDYSLHKERTGSNRFAKGMSETFETLHNLVHKGVKVVMDIPYELWNETSAEVADLKKQCDVLVEEFEEVIEDWYRNHQEEDLTEFLCANHVLKGKDTSCLAERWSGKKGDIASLGGKKSKKKRGRVKGSGDSSKQRKELRSLEGDASPEEEEGVQKASPLPHSPPDEL from the exons ATGGAGTCCATGTCTGAGCTCGCGCCCCgctgcctcctgctccccttGCTGCTACTGTCCTTGCTGCTCCTGCCTGCCCCGAAGCTGGGCCCGAGCCGCGCCCGGGCGGAGGAGACCGACTGGGTACGATTGCCCAGCAAATGCGAAG tgtgCAAGTATGTTGCAGTGGAGCTGAAGTCAGCTTTTGAAGAAACTGGGAAGACCAAGGAAGTGATTGACACAGGCTACGGCATTCTGGACCGGAAGGCCTCGGGAGTCAAGTACACCAAGTC GGACTTACGGTTAATTGAAGTCACTGAGACCATTTGCAAGAGGCTTCTGGACTACAGCCTGCACAAGGAGAGGACTGGCAGCAACCGGTTTGCCAAG GGCATGTCGGAAACCTTTGAGACGCTGCACAACCTGGTCCACAAAGGTGTCAAGGTGGTGATGGACATCCCCTATGAACTGTGGAACGAGACTTCTGCTGAGGTGGCTGACCTCAAGAAGCAG TGCGACGTGCTGGTGGAAGAGTTTGAAGAGGTGATTGAGGACTGGTACAGAAACCACCAGGAGGAAGACCTGACTGAGTTCCTCTGTGCCAACCACGTGCTGAAGGGCAAGGACACCA GTTGCCTGGCAGAGCGATGGTCTGGCAAGAAGGGGGACATAGCCTCCTTGGGAGGGAAGAAATCGAAGAAGAAGCGCGGTAGGGTCAAGGGCTCCGGTGACAGCAGCAAGCAGAGGAAGGAATTGAGGAGCCTGGAGGGGGATGCCAGCCCCGAGGAGGAGGAAGGTGTGCAGAAGGCGTCCCCACTCCCACATAGCCCCCCTGATGAGCTGTGa
- the Cnpy3 gene encoding protein canopy homolog 3 isoform X3 codes for MESMSELAPRCLLLPLLLLSLLLLPAPKLGPSRARAEETDWVRLPSKCEVCKYVAVELKSAFEETGKTKEVIDTGYGILDRKASGVKYTKSISEPPGQMICLPSSSAFPLVRCAGNLAPLCCCLGRDLRLIEVTETICKRLLDYSLHKERTGSNRFAKGMSETFETLHNLVHKGVKVVMDIPYELWNETSAEVADLKKQCDVLVEEFEEVIEDWYRNHQEEDLTEFLCANHVLKGKDTSCLAERWSGKKGDIASLGGKKSKKKRGRVKGSGDSSKQRKELRSLEGDASPEEEEGVQKASPLPHSPPDEL; via the exons ATGGAGTCCATGTCTGAGCTCGCGCCCCgctgcctcctgctccccttGCTGCTACTGTCCTTGCTGCTCCTGCCTGCCCCGAAGCTGGGCCCGAGCCGCGCCCGGGCGGAGGAGACCGACTGGGTACGATTGCCCAGCAAATGCGAAG tgtgCAAGTATGTTGCAGTGGAGCTGAAGTCAGCTTTTGAAGAAACTGGGAAGACCAAGGAAGTGATTGACACAGGCTACGGCATTCTGGACCGGAAGGCCTCGGGAGTCAAGTACACCAAGTC CATTTCAGAGCCCCCAGGCCAGATGATCTGTCTTccttccagctctgccttcccGTTGGTGAGATGTGCAGGC AACTTagctcctctctgctgctgtctcGGCAGGGACTTACGGTTAATTGAAGTCACTGAGACCATTTGCAAGAGGCTTCTGGACTACAGCCTGCACAAGGAGAGGACTGGCAGCAACCGGTTTGCCAAG GGCATGTCGGAAACCTTTGAGACGCTGCACAACCTGGTCCACAAAGGTGTCAAGGTGGTGATGGACATCCCCTATGAACTGTGGAACGAGACTTCTGCTGAGGTGGCTGACCTCAAGAAGCAG TGCGACGTGCTGGTGGAAGAGTTTGAAGAGGTGATTGAGGACTGGTACAGAAACCACCAGGAGGAAGACCTGACTGAGTTCCTCTGTGCCAACCACGTGCTGAAGGGCAAGGACACCA GTTGCCTGGCAGAGCGATGGTCTGGCAAGAAGGGGGACATAGCCTCCTTGGGAGGGAAGAAATCGAAGAAGAAGCGCGGTAGGGTCAAGGGCTCCGGTGACAGCAGCAAGCAGAGGAAGGAATTGAGGAGCCTGGAGGGGGATGCCAGCCCCGAGGAGGAGGAAGGTGTGCAGAAGGCGTCCCCACTCCCACATAGCCCCCCTGATGAGCTGTGa
- the Cnpy3 gene encoding protein canopy homolog 3 isoform X2, with protein sequence MSETFETLHNLVHKGVKVVMDIPYELWNETSAEVADLKKQCDVLVEEFEEVIEDWYRNHQEEDLTEFLCANHVLKGKDTSCLAERWSGKKGDIASLGGKKSKKKRGRVKGSGDSSKQRKELRSLEGDASPEEEEGVQKASPLPHSPPDEL encoded by the exons ATGTCGGAAACCTTTGAGACGCTGCACAACCTGGTCCACAAAGGTGTCAAGGTGGTGATGGACATCCCCTATGAACTGTGGAACGAGACTTCTGCTGAGGTGGCTGACCTCAAGAAGCAG TGCGACGTGCTGGTGGAAGAGTTTGAAGAGGTGATTGAGGACTGGTACAGAAACCACCAGGAGGAAGACCTGACTGAGTTCCTCTGTGCCAACCACGTGCTGAAGGGCAAGGACACCA GTTGCCTGGCAGAGCGATGGTCTGGCAAGAAGGGGGACATAGCCTCCTTGGGAGGGAAGAAATCGAAGAAGAAGCGCGGTAGGGTCAAGGGCTCCGGTGACAGCAGCAAGCAGAGGAAGGAATTGAGGAGCCTGGAGGGGGATGCCAGCCCCGAGGAGGAGGAAGGTGTGCAGAAGGCGTCCCCACTCCCACATAGCCCCCCTGATGAGCTGTGa
- the LOC102000440 gene encoding glycine N-methyltransferase, with the protein MVDSIYRTRSLGVAAEGLPDQYADGEAARVWQLYIGDTRSRTAEYKTWLLGLLRQHGCHRVLDVACGTGVDSIMLVEEGFSVTSVDASDKMLKYALKERWNRRQEPAFDKWVIEEANWLTLDKDVPAGDGFDAVICLGNSFAHLPDCKGDQSEHRLALKNIASMVRPGGLLVIDHRNYDHILSTGCAPPGKNIYYKSDLTKDITTSVLAVNNKAHMVTLDYTVQVPGSGRDGSPGYSKFRLSYYPHCLASFTELLQAAFGGKCQHSVLGDFKPYKPGQAYIPCYFIHVLKKTN; encoded by the exons ATGGTGGACAGCATTTACCGTACCCGCTCCCTGGGGGTGGCGGCAGAAGGGCTCCCGGACCAGTATGCGGACGGGGAGGCCGCACGTGTGTGGCAGCTGTACATCGGGGACACCCGCAGCCGCACCGCAGAGTACAAGACCTGGCTGCTTGGGCTGCTGCGCCAGCATGGTTGCCATCGGGTGCTGGACGTGGCCTGTGGCACAGG AGTGGACTCTATTATGCTGGTGGAAGAGGGCTTTAGCGTGACAAGTGTGGACGCCAGTGACAAGATGCTGAAATATGCCCTTAAGGAGCGCTGGAACCGGAGGCAGGAGCCAGCCTTCGACAAGTGGG TCATTGAAGAAGCCAACTGGTTGACTCTGGACAAAGATGTGCCAGCAGGAGATGGCTTTGATGCTGTCATCTGCCTCGGGAACAGTTTTGCTCACTTGCCAGACTGCAAAG gtgACCAGAGTGAGCACCGGCTGGCGCTGAAGAACATCGCAAGCATGGTGCGGCCTGGGGGCCTGCTGGTCATCGATCACCGCAACTACGACCACATCCTCAGCACAGGCTGCGCGCCCCCGGGGAAGAACATCTACTATAAG AGTGACCTCACCAAGGACATCACGACATCAGTGTTGGCAGTGAACAACAAAGCCCACATGGTaaccctggactacacagtgcAGGTGCCAGGCTCTGGCAGAGATGGCTCTCCTGGCTACAG TAAGTTCCGGCTCTCTTACTACCCACACTGTTTGGCGTCCTTCACGGAGTTGCTCCAAGCAGCCTTCGGGGGCAAGTGCCAACACAGCGTCCTGGGCGACTTCAAGCCTTACAAGCCTGGCCAGGCCTACATTCCCTGCTATTTCATCCACGTGCTCAAGAAGACCAACTGA